Proteins from one Mycobacterium adipatum genomic window:
- a CDS encoding ABC transporter substrate-binding protein, with the protein MKNSLLGLAATALLTAGLVACAPPTKDEPAAEGNARTATSAADFGGMDGLIEAAKAEGELNVIALPDDWANYGQIIKTFGDKYGIKVNSAQPGASSQEEINAAVQQKGRSTAPDVFDLGQSVALANTDMFAPYKVEHFDEISEAFKDPDGKWVNDYGGYMSIGYDSAKVPTIAGVDDLLKPEFAGKVALNGDPTQAGAAFSGVMMVSVAQGGSPDDIAPGVEFFRKLSEAGNFLPVDPTPATIASGQTPVVIDWDYLNVEQSKKVPGWKVIIPHNAAVAGYYFQAINADAPHPAAARLWQEFLYSDEGQNLYLRGGARPVRADSMVTRGSIDRVVYGGLPPVDGAATFVTVAQNEAATKYLEANWAKAIG; encoded by the coding sequence ATGAAGAATTCGCTCCTGGGTCTGGCTGCCACCGCACTGCTGACCGCCGGGCTTGTCGCCTGCGCCCCGCCGACCAAGGACGAGCCTGCCGCCGAGGGGAACGCGCGCACCGCCACATCGGCCGCGGACTTCGGTGGGATGGACGGCCTGATCGAGGCGGCGAAGGCCGAGGGCGAACTCAATGTCATCGCGTTGCCCGACGACTGGGCCAACTACGGACAGATCATCAAGACGTTCGGTGACAAGTACGGCATCAAGGTCAATTCGGCGCAGCCCGGCGCCAGTAGCCAGGAGGAGATCAACGCCGCGGTGCAGCAGAAGGGCCGTAGTACCGCGCCGGACGTCTTCGATCTGGGCCAATCCGTCGCACTGGCCAACACCGACATGTTCGCGCCCTACAAGGTGGAGCATTTCGACGAGATCTCCGAGGCGTTCAAGGACCCGGACGGCAAGTGGGTCAACGACTACGGCGGCTACATGTCCATCGGCTACGACTCCGCCAAGGTGCCGACGATCGCCGGTGTGGACGACCTGCTCAAGCCCGAGTTCGCGGGCAAGGTCGCGCTCAACGGTGACCCGACCCAGGCCGGCGCCGCGTTCTCCGGAGTGATGATGGTGTCGGTGGCCCAAGGCGGCTCTCCCGATGACATCGCGCCCGGTGTCGAGTTCTTTCGCAAGCTCAGCGAGGCGGGCAACTTCCTGCCCGTCGATCCGACCCCGGCCACCATCGCCTCCGGGCAGACACCCGTGGTCATCGACTGGGACTACCTGAATGTCGAACAGTCCAAGAAAGTTCCGGGCTGGAAGGTCATCATCCCGCACAACGCCGCGGTTGCCGGCTACTACTTCCAGGCCATCAACGCCGACGCGCCGCACCCGGCCGCGGCCCGGCTGTGGCAGGAGTTCCTGTACAGCGACGAGGGGCAGAACCTGTACCTGCGCGGCGGTGCACGACCGGTGCGGGCCGACTCGATGGTGACCCGCGGCAGCATCGACCGGGTGGTCTACGGCGGCCTGCCGCCGGTCGACGGCGCGGCGACGTTCGTCACGGTGGCACAGAACGAGGCCGCGACCAAGTATCTGGAAGCCAACTGGGCCAAGGCCATCGGCTGA
- a CDS encoding ABC transporter permease, which produces MRRLRQALPLLPFVAVVSIFLLIPTGTVIVNAFVVDGRFSLDLIAALFTEAPLAALLRSVVLSASSALIGAALGAVLAWLILSSAPTSLLRRAVLSLASVLAQFGGVALAFAFLATIGLNGVLTLWLQQLLGIDVASGGWLYSVGGLVLVYTYFQIPLMVIVFLPALEGLRSQWREAAVSLGASTWQYWREVALPLLTPAFLGSLLLLFANAFAAYATAAALVSQGSPIVPLLIRSALTSEVVLGRAGLAYALALEMIVVVAVVMVAYNLLVRRTARWLR; this is translated from the coding sequence GTGCGCCGTCTCCGGCAGGCTCTGCCGCTGCTGCCGTTCGTGGCGGTGGTGTCGATCTTCCTCCTCATCCCGACCGGCACCGTGATCGTGAACGCGTTCGTGGTGGACGGCCGCTTCTCTCTGGACCTGATCGCCGCGCTGTTCACCGAGGCCCCGCTGGCGGCGCTGCTGCGCAGCGTGGTGCTCTCGGCGAGCAGCGCGCTGATCGGCGCGGCGCTCGGTGCGGTGCTGGCTTGGCTGATCCTGAGCAGCGCGCCGACCTCGCTGCTGCGCCGGGCGGTGCTGTCCTTGGCCAGTGTGCTGGCCCAGTTCGGTGGTGTGGCATTGGCTTTCGCTTTCCTGGCGACCATCGGTCTGAACGGCGTACTTACCCTGTGGCTGCAGCAGCTGCTCGGCATCGACGTGGCCTCCGGCGGCTGGCTGTACAGCGTGGGCGGGCTGGTGCTGGTGTACACCTACTTCCAGATCCCGCTGATGGTCATCGTGTTCCTGCCCGCACTGGAGGGGTTGCGCAGCCAGTGGCGCGAGGCCGCGGTCAGCCTGGGAGCGAGCACCTGGCAGTACTGGCGTGAGGTGGCGTTGCCGCTGCTGACGCCGGCGTTCCTGGGATCACTGCTGCTGTTGTTCGCCAACGCTTTTGCCGCCTACGCCACCGCGGCCGCACTGGTCAGCCAGGGGAGTCCCATTGTGCCGCTGCTGATCCGGTCGGCGTTGACCAGCGAGGTGGTGCTGGGCCGGGCCGGGCTGGCGTATGCGCTGGCACTCGAGATGATCGTGGTGGTGGCCGTGGTGATGGTCGCCTACAACCTGTTGGTGCGCCGCACCGCCCGGTGGCTGCGATGA
- a CDS encoding ABC transporter permease produces the protein MKTLRILLWLLFAAFFLFPLYAMADFATRDLHAGGRTISAWVNLFADDALFAAIVASLLLAVLTVAAMLALLVPTMIWVRLRAPWANRLVEFLCLLPLTIPALVVVVGLRNVYLWVTYLLGESALTLTFVYVVLVLPFAYRALDAALSAIDLQTLAEAARSLGAGWTATIVAVIVPNIRAGVMSAAFISIAVVLGEYTVASLSGFQTLPVQIVEIGKSDGPTSVAASLATLIFGFVLLFVLSLVTRRRRP, from the coding sequence ATGAAGACCCTTCGGATCCTGCTGTGGCTGTTGTTCGCGGCCTTCTTCCTCTTCCCGCTCTATGCGATGGCCGATTTCGCGACCCGTGACCTGCACGCCGGCGGCCGCACCATATCGGCCTGGGTCAACCTGTTCGCCGACGACGCGCTGTTCGCCGCGATCGTGGCCTCGCTGCTGCTCGCGGTGCTGACGGTGGCGGCGATGCTGGCGCTGCTGGTGCCGACGATGATCTGGGTCCGGCTGCGCGCGCCGTGGGCCAACCGACTCGTGGAGTTCCTGTGCCTGCTGCCGTTGACGATCCCGGCACTGGTGGTCGTCGTGGGGCTGCGCAACGTCTACCTGTGGGTGACCTATCTGCTCGGTGAGTCGGCGCTGACGCTCACCTTCGTCTACGTGGTGCTGGTGCTGCCGTTCGCCTACCGGGCGCTGGACGCCGCGCTGTCGGCGATCGATCTACAGACCCTGGCCGAGGCGGCACGGTCGCTGGGCGCGGGCTGGACCGCGACGATCGTGGCGGTGATCGTGCCGAATATCCGGGCCGGCGTCATGTCCGCGGCGTTCATCTCGATCGCGGTGGTGCTCGGTGAGTACACCGTCGCGTCGCTGTCCGGTTTCCAGACGCTGCCGGTGCAGATCGTCGAGATCGGCAAGAGCGACGGCCCGACTTCGGTGGCGGCCTCGCTGGCCACCCTGATCTTCGGGTTCGTGCTGTTGTTCGTGTTGTCGCTGGTGACCAGGAGGAGACGGCCGTGA
- a CDS encoding ABC transporter ATP-binding protein: MQGVEVELSGLTRSYGAVRALDGLTLQIQPGELVALLGPSGCGKTTALRILAGLDEADAGSVTIDGREISRVPANKRDIGLVFQSYSLFPHLTVLDNVAFGLKMRGVGARERAGRAAEMLDLVGLATQSGRYADELSGGQQQRVALARALAIRPRVLLLDEPLSALDAQVRGQLRDEIRRVQLEVGTTTLFVTHDQEEALAVADRVGVMNGGRLEQLAAPAELYTRPATPFVAEFVGLHNRVPARVIDGWVRLWGQSVAALPGSVTEGTALVRPEAIRLTADPAGADTVQSVAFLGAVSRVTVALDDGSTVIAQVSGQTFEPGDRAHLSVESPGVLVVGG; this comes from the coding sequence ATGCAGGGCGTAGAGGTTGAGCTGAGCGGCCTGACCCGCAGCTACGGTGCGGTGCGCGCCCTGGACGGGTTGACGCTGCAGATCCAGCCCGGCGAGTTGGTGGCGCTGCTGGGGCCGTCGGGCTGCGGCAAGACCACTGCGCTGCGCATCTTGGCCGGCCTCGACGAGGCCGACGCCGGATCGGTGACGATCGACGGGCGCGAGATCAGCCGGGTACCGGCCAACAAGCGCGATATCGGCCTGGTGTTCCAGTCCTATAGCCTGTTTCCGCACCTGACGGTTCTCGACAACGTCGCCTTCGGACTCAAGATGCGCGGCGTCGGCGCCCGGGAGCGCGCCGGGCGGGCCGCCGAGATGCTGGACCTGGTGGGGCTGGCCACGCAGTCCGGGCGGTATGCCGATGAGCTGTCCGGTGGTCAGCAGCAGCGGGTGGCGTTGGCCCGCGCGCTGGCGATCCGGCCGCGGGTGTTGCTGCTCGACGAGCCGCTGTCGGCACTGGACGCCCAGGTGCGCGGCCAGCTGCGTGACGAGATCCGCCGGGTCCAGCTGGAGGTGGGCACCACGACACTGTTCGTCACCCACGATCAGGAGGAGGCGCTGGCGGTGGCCGACCGGGTCGGGGTGATGAACGGCGGACGGCTCGAACAGCTCGCGGCCCCGGCCGAGCTGTACACCCGGCCCGCGACCCCGTTCGTCGCCGAATTCGTCGGCCTGCACAACCGGGTGCCCGCCCGGGTGATCGACGGGTGGGTGCGGTTGTGGGGACAGTCGGTGGCGGCGCTGCCGGGTTCGGTGACCGAGGGCACCGCCCTGGTGCGGCCCGAGGCGATCCGGCTGACCGCCGATCCGGCCGGCGCGGACACCGTGCAGTCGGTGGCCTTCCTCGGCGCGGTCTCCCGTGTCACGGTGGCGCTCGATGACGGCTCGACCGTCATCGCCCAGGTCAGCGGTCAGACCTTCGAGCCGGGCGACCGGGCGCACCTCAGCGTCGAGAGCCCCGGGGTACTCGTCGTCGGCGGGTAG
- the pyrE gene encoding orotate phosphoribosyltransferase has protein sequence MQRPQTWQAAFELIKTRGYEHREEPFKLVSGQLSHDYIDGKYAIDNGERLSTVSRAVADLATMNGIEFDAVGGLTMGADPLAHGVAMVTGAAWFSVRKEQKARGREQWIEGTRIEPGTRVLLVDDVISTGGSTAKAYDRVTAAGAVVTGVIPMVDRGDVAADLFGRMGVPFVALVTYKDLGIEPVKAV, from the coding sequence ATGCAGCGCCCGCAGACCTGGCAAGCGGCTTTCGAGCTGATCAAGACGCGCGGTTATGAGCATCGCGAGGAGCCGTTCAAGCTCGTCAGCGGGCAGCTCAGCCACGACTACATCGACGGCAAGTACGCCATCGACAACGGGGAGCGACTGTCCACGGTCAGCCGCGCGGTCGCCGACCTGGCGACGATGAACGGCATCGAGTTCGATGCCGTGGGCGGGCTCACCATGGGGGCCGACCCGCTGGCCCACGGCGTGGCGATGGTGACCGGCGCCGCCTGGTTCTCGGTGCGCAAGGAGCAGAAGGCCCGGGGTCGTGAGCAGTGGATCGAGGGCACCCGCATCGAGCCGGGCACCCGCGTGCTGCTGGTCGACGACGTGATCAGCACCGGGGGCTCCACCGCCAAGGCCTACGACCGCGTCACCGCGGCCGGTGCCGTGGTGACCGGGGTGATCCCGATGGTCGACCGCGGCGATGTCGCGGCCGACTTGTTCGGTCGAATGGGCGTGCCGTTCGTCGCGCTGGTGACCTACAAGGATCTGGGCATCGAGCCCGTCAAGGCCGTCTGA
- a CDS encoding HugZ family protein: MAELRDHGDPGDAPSVPPPLAPVLNATRPSAAEEARTIAASTNAGTLATLTADGDPWASFVTYGLLDGAPVLCVSNMAEHGRNLAADQRASIAIVAPEAPDDPLASGRVTLAGAVVRPTGDALDGARAAHLAAVPAAKYYIDYSDFTLWVLQVQRVRWVGGYGRMDSTSGADYLAAAPDPVAPHSAGAVQHLNADHADALVAMAQTLGGFPDASAATCTGADRYGLDLRVTTPRGIAYTRAGYLAPINGIDELRSAAVELTRRARQG; this comes from the coding sequence GTGGCTGAATTGCGTGATCACGGTGACCCCGGCGATGCTCCGTCGGTGCCGCCACCGCTGGCGCCGGTGCTCAACGCCACCCGTCCGTCGGCCGCCGAGGAGGCCCGCACCATCGCGGCGTCCACCAACGCGGGCACGCTGGCCACGCTGACCGCCGACGGTGATCCGTGGGCCTCCTTCGTCACCTACGGGCTGCTCGACGGCGCGCCGGTGCTGTGCGTGTCCAATATGGCCGAGCACGGCCGCAACCTCGCCGCCGACCAGCGCGCCAGCATTGCGATCGTGGCGCCCGAGGCGCCGGATGATCCGCTGGCCTCGGGCCGCGTCACGTTGGCGGGAGCCGTCGTGCGGCCCACCGGGGACGCCCTGGACGGTGCCCGGGCGGCTCACCTGGCGGCCGTGCCCGCCGCCAAGTACTACATCGACTACAGCGACTTCACCCTGTGGGTGCTGCAGGTGCAGCGGGTCCGCTGGGTCGGCGGGTACGGGCGGATGGATTCGACGTCGGGTGCCGACTACCTCGCAGCCGCACCCGACCCGGTGGCCCCGCACTCCGCGGGTGCCGTGCAACACCTCAACGCCGATCACGCCGACGCGCTGGTCGCGATGGCCCAAACCCTCGGCGGTTTCCCCGACGCCAGCGCCGCGACGTGCACCGGGGCCGACCGGTACGGACTCGACCTGAGGGTCACCACACCGCGTGGCATCGCCTACACCCGGGCCGGATACCTGGCACCGATCAACGGCATCGATGAATTGCGCTCGGCCGCAGTCGAGCTGACCCGGAGGGCACGGCAGGGCTGA
- a CDS encoding maltokinase N-terminal cap-like domain-containing protein, which produces MDLPFDRWLPAQRWYSGRGREIAEVRPVVVEALRSDLDLVLLEVAYIDGPTEDYQVLVRWDAGAPAALIGTDGTRAGFDALADPEAAGALLSFIEASTQIGPVRFLREPGADLGPGAPVRVLGGEQSNTSVVFGDRTIFKVFRRVTPGINPDIELTRALAGNPYVTALYGSYEIDWGAEQYMLGMASAFAPDSVDGWQLAITGAGDDFVEESRRLGEAVGSVHHALAETLGRRVGAFPAPTMTERLHAVAARVPELAGYVPAIERNYREVAEESSTEHRIHGDLHLGQVLHTPQGWLVIDFEGEPGQPLQERRRPDSPLRDVAGMLRSYDYAAHQRQLTTGGDADAQRRWAEDNGTAFCAGYAAAGDTDPRAAAAVLRAYELDKAVYEAGYEARYRPDWLPIPLNAVGRLLSA; this is translated from the coding sequence ATGGATCTGCCGTTCGACCGCTGGCTGCCCGCACAGCGCTGGTACTCCGGTCGGGGACGGGAGATCGCGGAGGTCCGTCCCGTCGTGGTGGAGGCGCTGCGGTCCGATCTGGACCTGGTGCTGCTGGAGGTGGCCTACATCGACGGACCGACCGAGGACTACCAGGTGCTGGTCCGCTGGGATGCCGGCGCACCGGCGGCGCTGATCGGCACCGACGGGACGCGTGCGGGGTTCGACGCGCTGGCTGACCCGGAGGCCGCCGGTGCCTTGTTGTCGTTCATCGAGGCGTCCACGCAGATCGGGCCGGTCCGGTTCCTGCGCGAACCGGGAGCCGATCTCGGGCCCGGCGCCCCGGTCCGCGTGCTCGGCGGTGAACAGTCCAACACCAGTGTGGTCTTCGGTGACCGGACCATCTTCAAGGTGTTCCGCCGGGTCACCCCGGGGATCAATCCCGATATCGAGCTGACCCGGGCGCTGGCCGGTAACCCGTACGTCACGGCGCTCTACGGCTCGTATGAGATTGACTGGGGCGCAGAACAATACATGCTGGGCATGGCCAGCGCCTTCGCGCCCGACTCGGTGGACGGTTGGCAGTTGGCGATCACCGGCGCCGGTGACGACTTCGTCGAGGAGTCTCGCCGGCTCGGCGAGGCGGTGGGCTCGGTGCACCATGCCCTCGCCGAGACGCTCGGCCGCCGGGTCGGCGCGTTCCCGGCGCCGACCATGACCGAACGGTTACATGCGGTGGCGGCACGGGTACCCGAGCTGGCCGGTTACGTTCCCGCGATCGAGCGGAACTACCGCGAGGTGGCCGAGGAATCGTCGACCGAACACCGGATCCATGGCGATCTGCATCTCGGGCAGGTGCTGCACACCCCGCAGGGCTGGCTGGTGATCGACTTCGAGGGCGAACCCGGACAACCGCTGCAGGAGCGCCGGCGGCCGGATTCGCCGTTGCGTGACGTCGCGGGCATGTTGCGGTCCTACGACTACGCCGCGCACCAGCGGCAGCTGACGACCGGCGGAGACGCCGACGCGCAGCGGCGGTGGGCCGAGGACAACGGCACCGCCTTCTGCGCGGGCTACGCCGCGGCCGGTGACACGGACCCGCGGGCGGCCGCCGCCGTGCTGCGTGCCTACGAACTGGACAAGGCCGTCTACGAGGCCGGATACGAGGCGCGCTACCGGCCCGACTGGTTGCCCATTCCGCTTAATGCAGTCGGCCGTCTGTTGAGTGCCTAG
- a CDS encoding ABC transporter permease, with amino-acid sequence MGPTLIRAPRGLRRIPGIGTRIGAFALVELQKLRHDRTELFTRLVQPALWLLIFGQTFSALDVIDTGDVPYLAFLAPGIIAQSALFISIFYGIQIIWDRDAGILAKLMVTPAPPTALITGKAFAAGVRSVVQVIGVVALAYLLGVHMTTNPLRILGAMGVVLLGSAFFACLSMSLAGLVRNRDRLMGIGQAITMPLFFASNALYPVELMPQWLRWLSAINPLSYEVNALRGLLIGTPTNAALDIAVLVVAAVLGVLTAAALLRRLVR; translated from the coding sequence ATCGGCCCCACCCTGATCCGGGCTCCCCGCGGATTGCGGCGGATCCCCGGAATCGGCACCCGGATCGGCGCATTCGCGCTCGTCGAGCTGCAGAAACTGCGTCACGACCGCACCGAACTGTTCACCCGGCTGGTGCAACCGGCGCTGTGGCTGCTGATCTTCGGCCAGACCTTCTCGGCGCTCGACGTGATCGACACCGGCGACGTGCCCTACCTTGCGTTCCTCGCGCCGGGCATCATCGCCCAGTCCGCCCTGTTCATCTCGATCTTCTACGGCATCCAGATCATCTGGGACCGCGATGCCGGCATCCTCGCCAAACTGATGGTGACACCAGCCCCGCCCACCGCGCTCATCACCGGGAAAGCCTTTGCCGCCGGCGTCCGTTCGGTCGTCCAGGTGATCGGTGTCGTCGCACTGGCCTATCTACTCGGCGTGCACATGACGACGAATCCGCTGCGGATCCTGGGGGCGATGGGCGTGGTGCTGCTCGGATCGGCGTTCTTCGCCTGCCTGTCGATGTCGCTGGCCGGCCTGGTCCGCAACCGCGACCGGTTGATGGGTATCGGGCAGGCCATCACCATGCCGCTGTTCTTCGCCTCCAACGCGCTCTACCCGGTGGAGTTGATGCCGCAATGGCTGCGCTGGTTGTCGGCGATCAATCCACTGAGCTACGAGGTGAATGCCTTGCGCGGACTGCTGATCGGCACACCCACCAACGCCGCCCTGGACATCGCGGTGCTCGTGGTGGCCGCGGTGCTCGGGGTGCTGACGGCGGCGGCGCTGCTGCGCAGGCTGGTTCGCTAG
- a CDS encoding ATP-binding cassette domain-containing protein: MSRPPAVDCRGLSHRYGKFTAVSGFDLTVAAGETVGLLGPNGAGKTTVIRVLATLTPVQQGEVRIFGLDARCDTMDIRYNIGYVPQQLSIEAALTGRQNVELFARLYDVPRRERAERVAQALSSMQLGDVADRTAGTYSGGMVRRLELAQALVNRPSLLLLDEPTVGLDPIARDGVWDQVDRMQAEFGMAVLLTTHYMGEADALCDRVALMHHGELRAQGTPADLKRDVGPHATLEDVFRHHAGSDLDAATPAGLREVRAARRTARRVG; encoded by the coding sequence GTGAGCCGGCCACCGGCCGTCGATTGCCGCGGCCTGTCACACCGCTACGGCAAGTTCACCGCCGTGTCCGGTTTCGACCTCACGGTGGCCGCCGGTGAAACGGTGGGCCTGCTCGGCCCCAACGGCGCGGGCAAGACCACCGTGATCCGGGTGCTGGCCACCCTCACCCCGGTACAGCAGGGCGAGGTACGGATCTTCGGACTCGACGCGCGGTGCGACACAATGGACATCCGGTACAACATCGGTTATGTGCCGCAACAGCTTTCCATCGAGGCCGCGTTGACCGGCCGGCAGAATGTCGAATTGTTCGCGCGGCTCTATGACGTACCGCGCCGGGAACGCGCCGAGCGGGTCGCCCAGGCACTGAGCTCGATGCAGCTCGGCGATGTTGCCGACAGGACGGCGGGCACCTATTCCGGCGGGATGGTGCGGCGCCTGGAACTCGCCCAGGCCCTGGTCAACCGGCCGTCACTGCTGCTGCTCGACGAGCCCACCGTCGGGTTGGATCCCATTGCGCGCGATGGCGTCTGGGATCAGGTCGACCGCATGCAGGCCGAGTTCGGCATGGCCGTGCTGCTCACCACCCACTACATGGGTGAGGCCGATGCGCTGTGCGACCGGGTGGCGCTCATGCACCACGGCGAACTGCGGGCGCAGGGCACCCCGGCGGACCTGAAGCGGGACGTCGGTCCGCACGCCACCCTGGAGGACGTGTTCCGCCACCACGCCGGTTCCGATCTCGACGCGGCCACCCCCGCGGGACTGCGCGAGGTCCGCGCCGCACGACGGACGGCCCGCCGTGTCGGATGA
- a CDS encoding MarR family winged helix-turn-helix transcriptional regulator, with amino-acid sequence MDTRTDLAGELFGVVGRFRRQLRRCTAGGFDRTGLTQSQAELLRLVGRRPDISVREAAHELGLAANTASTLVSRLAAENLVNRTVDSADRRVGRLRLTTAAQHIADQSRRERRAALAGALESLDDTQIEDLTKGLAVIAELTRLLQEDRK; translated from the coding sequence ATGGACACCCGCACCGATCTGGCCGGCGAACTGTTCGGCGTGGTCGGCCGGTTCCGGCGACAACTGCGCCGTTGCACTGCAGGGGGGTTCGATCGCACCGGACTGACCCAGTCCCAGGCCGAACTGCTGCGTCTCGTCGGACGCCGGCCCGATATCTCGGTCCGCGAAGCGGCCCACGAACTCGGACTGGCCGCCAACACCGCATCCACGCTGGTATCCCGGCTGGCCGCCGAGAACCTGGTGAACCGGACCGTCGACAGCGCCGACCGGCGGGTCGGACGGCTGCGTCTCACCACTGCCGCACAGCACATCGCCGACCAATCCCGCCGCGAAAGACGCGCGGCGCTGGCCGGCGCGCTGGAGTCACTCGACGATACCCAGATCGAGGATCTGACAAAGGGGTTGGCCGTCATCGCCGAACTGACCCGGCTGCTGCAGGAGGACCGGAAGTGA
- a CDS encoding enoyl-CoA hydratase/isomerase family protein has protein sequence MLPEYRTLLTTVHAGVATVTLNRPERRNAVGDGMRAELADALTRCDVTDEIRAIVLTGTGPAFCAGADLGAGANTFSTPGDGFSAAGFAVPVWALSKPVIAAINGHAIGLGLTLALQCDIRFFAADARYGIVQVRRGVVGDAYAHWVLPRLVGIANAAEILLTGATFDGDRAVALGLGSRVLPAEEVLPTALQVARDIAANTAPMSVAASKRLLWDSFDLTREQVGTRETEIHLKLMAHEDAAEGVRAYLQRRAPRWTGRPVDPTQD, from the coding sequence GTGCTGCCCGAGTACCGAACGCTGCTGACCACCGTGCACGCCGGGGTGGCCACCGTCACGCTGAACCGACCCGAACGACGCAATGCCGTGGGCGACGGGATGCGTGCGGAACTGGCCGACGCGCTGACACGCTGCGATGTCACCGACGAGATCCGCGCGATCGTGCTGACCGGCACTGGGCCGGCCTTCTGTGCGGGGGCTGATCTGGGCGCCGGTGCCAACACGTTCAGCACGCCCGGCGACGGGTTCAGCGCGGCCGGCTTCGCGGTGCCGGTGTGGGCACTGAGCAAACCCGTGATCGCCGCGATCAACGGACATGCGATCGGCCTCGGCCTGACGCTGGCCCTGCAGTGCGATATCCGGTTCTTCGCCGCCGACGCCAGGTACGGCATCGTGCAGGTCCGTCGCGGCGTGGTGGGTGATGCCTATGCACACTGGGTGCTGCCCCGATTGGTAGGGATCGCGAATGCCGCCGAGATCCTTTTGACCGGAGCGACATTCGACGGTGACCGGGCCGTGGCGCTCGGCCTGGGGAGCCGGGTGTTGCCGGCCGAGGAGGTGTTGCCGACCGCACTGCAGGTCGCCCGCGATATCGCCGCGAACACCGCACCGATGTCGGTGGCGGCCAGCAAGCGGCTGTTGTGGGATTCGTTCGATCTCACCCGCGAGCAGGTCGGCACGCGCGAGACCGAGATCCACCTCAAGCTGATGGCCCACGAGGATGCCGCCGAAGGGGTGCGCGCGTACCTACAGCGTCGCGCTCCGCGATGGACCGGCCGGCCGGTGGACCCCACCCAGGACTGA
- a CDS encoding isochorismatase family protein yields the protein MRALIVVDVQKDFCEGGSLAVDGGAAVARGITEMLADHDYDHVVATMDFHIDPGEHFSDTPDYRVSWPRHCVVGTPGVDFHENLDPAAVQAVFTKGEFSAAYSGFEGTDADGTTLTDWLAQRGVNSVDVVGIATDYCVRATALDAVAAGLKTRVLLPLCAGVAADSTAEAVALLRARGVEVV from the coding sequence ATGCGTGCGCTGATCGTGGTCGATGTGCAGAAGGACTTCTGCGAGGGCGGGTCCCTGGCGGTGGACGGCGGCGCCGCCGTGGCGCGGGGAATCACCGAGATGCTGGCCGACCACGACTACGACCACGTGGTGGCCACCATGGATTTCCACATCGACCCCGGTGAGCATTTTTCCGATACTCCCGACTACCGGGTGTCGTGGCCCCGCCACTGTGTGGTGGGCACCCCCGGCGTGGACTTCCACGAGAACCTCGATCCTGCAGCGGTGCAGGCGGTGTTCACCAAGGGCGAATTCTCGGCCGCCTACAGCGGTTTCGAGGGGACCGATGCCGACGGGACGACGTTGACGGACTGGCTCGCCCAGCGCGGGGTCAACAGCGTCGACGTGGTGGGTATCGCCACCGATTACTGCGTGCGGGCCACCGCCCTCGACGCGGTGGCGGCCGGATTGAAGACCCGCGTGTTGCTGCCGCTGTGCGCCGGGGTGGCCGCCGATTCGACGGCCGAGGCGGTGGCGCTGCTGCGGGCCCGTGGCGTCGAGGTCGTGTAG